The Actinomycetota bacterium sequence AGGGATAGAGAAGAAATAGAAAAATTTTTGGCCAATGGGGGCCACAGTGCCCAGGGCGGGCCTTCTGTATGCGGAAATGCGGCCCAGTGGGCAGCAGAAATAATAGAGGAATTCCTAAAGGTTTAAATCCATAATAATCTGAAGCCCTTTTAAGGTAAGGTCCTGGTCATAAACCGGCTTATAGGTGCTTTTATCTTTCATCAGATAAGCCAGGCCGCCGGTAAATATTATTTTTGGCCGGAAACTGGGGTCAGTGCCATTCTGCTCTTCAATAATCTTGGACAGCAGGTAATCCACCTGGCCCAAAAACCCAAACAATATACCGGCCCTTATTCCGTCATAGGTGTTCTTGGCAATCACCTTTTGGGGCCAGGCCAGATCCACTTTGGACAGCCGGGCTGCATAACTGAACAAGGCTTCAGAAGATATCTCAATCCCGGGAGCTATTACTCCCCCCACATAGTCTCCCTGCGAAGAAATTATATCGAAAGTGGTGGCAGTACCAAAGTCAACCACTACTGCCGGATACCCGTACAGCTTTACCGCTGCGGCTGAATTGGCAATACGGTCAGCGCCAATTTCCCGGGGATAATCATACTTGATATTTATTCCTAATTGGCCCATGCCCGCTTCTACCATAAATATGTTTAAGCCGAAATATCTCTGGCCCATCTTCTTTAGCTCTTCATTAATCCTGGGAACCACGCAGGAAACAGCTATATGGTTAACCTGCCCCGGCTGGTAGCCGCAGTTCTTCATAAAAGACAGCACCGAAGAGCCAATTTCGTCTGAAGTTTCATGCCTGGGGGTAGCCATTCTCCAGGAATTGGCCAGCCGGCTTTCTTCAAACAGGCCGATTACAGTTTGAGTATTACCTACATCTATGGCTAAAAGCAACTAAACCTCCTTTTAATGGCTGTAATTATAAGGGGTAAATTATAATTTAAAAAGTTTTTTCAAAGGTTTTCCACCCGCAAAAGTTAAAGACCCAGCTTTAAGTCTTCTGCTTTTACCACTTTTTCACTAAATTTTTGTTCTTTAATATACTGGGCTATTTTCTTTTGGCCTACTTTAAAATAAGGGCTTATCTCCATTAAGGGCACCAGCACAAAATTCCTCTGGCTGTACCCAGGATGGGGAATGGTTAAAAAATCAGAGCTAATGCGGACTCCTTCCCAGTAGATTATATCAATATCTATGGGCCGGGGGCCGTAACGGCTGCTTTTATGGCCGCGGCCCAGGCCGTATTCTATTCCCTTTATGAAACCCAGGAATTCAAAAGGGCCTATGGTGCTGTCCACCAACAGTCCTGCAGCCATATTTAAAAAATCAGGCTGACCGGGTTCATACATGGGCTGGGTTTTGTATATGGAGGAAAGAGTGTCCACTTTAACCCCCGGATGGGCTTTCAGCTTTTCTATAGCCTGCCTTAAGCAGCCCAGCATGTCACCCTGGTTGCTGCCTAAACTTAAAAAAACCTGGCTGGTTTTTGGCTGCCGGCGGCATTTATAAACTACCTGCACGCTGTTTAAGTCCTCCTGGATAGGGGGCTGTGTTTTACTGACCGCCACCTTTACAGCCTGGGCCTGGCTAAAATTATCCATTATGGATTGTGCTGCCTGTTGGGCCAGGCTTTCCAGCAAGTCAAATTTATGGCTGCCGCTTATCTGTTTTACCAGCTCTATTACCTGGGAATAATTAATAGTTTTTTCCAGCTTGTCCCGGCCTCTAAAATCCTGGGGCTGGGGAGTGATAGTAATATCAAATACAAAGGGCTGGCCTTTTTCCTTTTCCTGTGGATTTACCCCATGGTAGCCGTAAAGGGTCAACCCGTTTATCTTAATTTTATGCATTAGCTCACCGCCCGGATAGCCTGGACCATGTCCAGCATATGCCTGGTTTCTTCTACATCATGCACCCTAAACAACCGGGCACCGTTAATATAGCTGTACGCCGCTGCTGCCAAACTGGGCAGCAGCCTTTGCTCTACATTGAGCCCGGTAACCTTTTCTATGAAGGATTTCCTGGAAACACCCACCAAAACAGGGTAGCCCAGCTGCCCCAGCTGGTCCAGGCCTTTTATAATCTGCAGATTATGCTGGGCGGTCTTACCAAAACCTATGCCTGGATCCACTATTATCCTTGAAGGCCCTATCCCTGAAGATACCGCCCTGCGGGCAGCTGAATCCAAATACCAGTAAATTTCTTCCACCACATCCTGGTAGGTGGGGTTTAGCTGCATATCAGCGGGAGTACCCTTTATATGCATCAGTATTACTGAAACCCCGCTGTCTGCAGCCACTGCTGCCATACCCTTATCAAAACTTAAAGCACTGATATCATTTATAATATCAGCCCCTGCTTCCACCGCCGCCCGGGCTATTTCAGACCGGTAGGTATCTATGGAAACCGGATGGGGGAAACGGGCTTTTATGGCTTTAATTACCGGAATAGTCCTTTCCAGCTCCTGCTTTAAGCTGACCGGATTGGATCCCGGCCTGGTAGACATGCCTCCCACATCTATGATGTCCGCCCCCTGGGCAATCATTTGTTCTGCCCTGGGCAATGCTTGCTGGACCTGCAAATACCGGCCCCCATCATAAAAAGAATCAGGGGTTACATTAAGTATGCCCATAATGGCATAACCGTGCTCCAGGTCAAATTGTTGAGATCCCAGTACCAGCCTGGGCTTAAGCCGGGGCCCGCCCAAAAAGTCGTCCAGGTGCCGGGCCAGCTCTTTTAAGCCAAAAGGCTGAATCTTTATCTTCCTAGCTAGACTGGCTAGCATGCTGTCAGTGCCGATAATAATGACCTGGGTAAGCCCTTCCTTTTTTAGCAGGCTTTCTTTGGAAGTAACTACATCCCCTCCCCTGGCCAGGGCTTCCTGTTTCAATATATTGGCAGCTATATGGCTGATTCCGCTAACCTCGACCGCCAGGGGCAAAACCTTGGAAGCCATAATTTTATTGCCGGCCCGGGTAGAGCCTATACGGGCAAAAACCTGTTCGGCTTCCTTCCTGCACTTAAACCTTAAACCCCTGACTTTTATGCCTTGGGCCATATTTACCGGCCCCCATTGCTGATTAAGGCCATCACTTCAGCCCGGGTAGCATGATTATTCCTGAAAATTCCCCTTACTGCCGAGGTGACCGTTTTACTTTTTGGCTTTTTTACCCCCCTCATGCTCATGCATAAGTGCTCGGCCTCCACTATCACCATCACCCCTCTGGGCTCTATGGTTTTTAAAATGGTATCGGCCACTATACTGGTAAGCCTTTCCTGTACCTGGGGCCGCTTGGCTACCAGCTCCAGCACCCGGGTAAGCTTGCTCAAGCCCACTATTTTCCCCGTTTTATTAGGTATATAGGCAATGTGGGCCTTCCCTATAAAGGGTACCAGGTGATGCTCACATACCGAATAAAATGGAATATCCTTGACCAATATTATTTCATCATGATTTTCATCAAACATGGGACCCAGAACCTTGGCAGGATCCTCACCAATTCCAGAAAAGATTTCCTCATACATTTCTGCCACCCTTTTAGGGGTGCCTATCAGGCCCTCCCGGCCAGGGTCTTCTCCAATGCCCTTAAGGATCAGGGCCACACCTTCCTCTATCATTTTCTTATCCACAGGCTTACTCCCAGCCTAAAATGGTAAATATAGTAAATATTATAAAAGATTATGGGCTAAATGGTAGTAAAATAAGAATTTAGTGCCAGCAGGCTCAAATATATAGCCGCCTGCTATCAAGGAAAGTTATTGATAACCAAATTTTTTTAATTTCTGATAATAGAAATCCCTGTTTTCCCTCATCATATCCAGTATATCCAGGCTGTAGGGGCATTTATCTTCACAACTGCGGCACTGGGTGCATTCCTTTAGCTTATCCACCTCTTGGGTTCTCTGGGGGGTTAAATATTCCTTGAGGGGAAACTGGTCATAGACTACTTTTAAAAAATTAAGCTCATAAATATCTAT is a genomic window containing:
- the folE gene encoding GTP cyclohydrolase I FolE produces the protein MIEEGVALILKGIGEDPGREGLIGTPKRVAEMYEEIFSGIGEDPAKVLGPMFDENHDEIILVKDIPFYSVCEHHLVPFIGKAHIAYIPNKTGKIVGLSKLTRVLELVAKRPQVQERLTSIVADTILKTIEPRGVMVIVEAEHLCMSMRGVKKPKSKTVTSAVRGIFRNNHATRAEVMALISNGGR
- a CDS encoding type III pantothenate kinase, whose product is MLLAIDVGNTQTVIGLFEESRLANSWRMATPRHETSDEIGSSVLSFMKNCGYQPGQVNHIAVSCVVPRINEELKKMGQRYFGLNIFMVEAGMGQLGINIKYDYPREIGADRIANSAAAVKLYGYPAVVVDFGTATTFDIISSQGDYVGGVIAPGIEISSEALFSYAARLSKVDLAWPQKVIAKNTYDGIRAGILFGFLGQVDYLLSKIIEEQNGTDPSFRPKIIFTGGLAYLMKDKSTYKPVYDQDLTLKGLQIIMDLNL
- the folK gene encoding 2-amino-4-hydroxy-6-hydroxymethyldihydropteridine diphosphokinase; the protein is MHKIKINGLTLYGYHGVNPQEKEKGQPFVFDITITPQPQDFRGRDKLEKTINYSQVIELVKQISGSHKFDLLESLAQQAAQSIMDNFSQAQAVKVAVSKTQPPIQEDLNSVQVVYKCRRQPKTSQVFLSLGSNQGDMLGCLRQAIEKLKAHPGVKVDTLSSIYKTQPMYEPGQPDFLNMAAGLLVDSTIGPFEFLGFIKGIEYGLGRGHKSSRYGPRPIDIDIIYWEGVRISSDFLTIPHPGYSQRNFVLVPLMEISPYFKVGQKKIAQYIKEQKFSEKVVKAEDLKLGL
- the folP gene encoding dihydropteroate synthase, with translation MAQGIKVRGLRFKCRKEAEQVFARIGSTRAGNKIMASKVLPLAVEVSGISHIAANILKQEALARGGDVVTSKESLLKKEGLTQVIIIGTDSMLASLARKIKIQPFGLKELARHLDDFLGGPRLKPRLVLGSQQFDLEHGYAIMGILNVTPDSFYDGGRYLQVQQALPRAEQMIAQGADIIDVGGMSTRPGSNPVSLKQELERTIPVIKAIKARFPHPVSIDTYRSEIARAAVEAGADIINDISALSFDKGMAAVAADSGVSVILMHIKGTPADMQLNPTYQDVVEEIYWYLDSAARRAVSSGIGPSRIIVDPGIGFGKTAQHNLQIIKGLDQLGQLGYPVLVGVSRKSFIEKVTGLNVEQRLLPSLAAAAYSYINGARLFRVHDVEETRHMLDMVQAIRAVS